One window of the Janthinobacterium sp. PAMC25594 genome contains the following:
- the ltrA gene encoding group II intron reverse transcriptase/maturase, whose protein sequence is MKVTVSSHTGSASSHAPSEWAAINWRLVQRNVRAMQCRLTKATQEGDWRRAKALQRWLTHSFSAKALAVKRVTENQGKRTAGVDQQLWDSPQQKFAAIARLKKQGYRPLPLRRVYIPKSNGTMRPLGIPTMRDRAMQALHLLALDPILETLSDPNSYGFRKNRSTADAMSQIFLQTCRKVSATWVLDADIEGFFDNINHNWMIENVRMDKSILKKWLKSGVVDRQQLMATTAGTPQGGIISPALANWTLNGLESGLMAHLSAKFGKTKAGRLKVGVVRYADDFVVTGASKELLEDEIRPWIEGFLAVRGLRLSVAKSKIVHIDDGFDFLGWNFRKYSGKLLIKPSKKNVKTFYAKLSKTISENVGARQENLIRLLNPMLRGWAQYHSPVVAKEAFSAMESLLFWRLRRWAARRHPMKSSDWIRHRYWRPIELRSQVFAADVVTKEGSKGVLEMYSLPGTAIVRHTKIKGEYHPYDLQWEMYGETLRQERMLKNMQYRREWARLYLDQRGLCAMCGYEMDMETGWHDHHIEYRVAGGSDALENRVLLHPNCHAQVHSQKLEVVKPVPV, encoded by the coding sequence ATGAAAGTAACCGTTAGTAGTCATACCGGTTCTGCGTCCTCGCATGCTCCGTCTGAATGGGCCGCCATCAACTGGCGGCTCGTTCAACGGAACGTGAGAGCCATGCAGTGTCGATTAACGAAGGCCACACAGGAAGGTGACTGGCGCAGGGCAAAAGCCCTGCAAAGGTGGCTGACCCACTCGTTTAGCGCAAAAGCACTCGCAGTTAAACGGGTGACCGAAAATCAAGGTAAACGGACCGCAGGGGTGGATCAGCAATTATGGGATTCACCGCAGCAGAAATTTGCAGCAATTGCGAGATTGAAGAAGCAAGGCTACAGACCCTTGCCACTACGGAGGGTCTATATTCCCAAGTCAAATGGAACGATGCGCCCGTTGGGCATTCCAACCATGCGTGACAGGGCAATGCAAGCGCTTCATCTGCTAGCTCTTGATCCAATCTTGGAAACGTTGAGTGACCCGAATTCCTATGGGTTCAGGAAAAATCGTTCGACGGCCGACGCTATGTCGCAGATATTCCTCCAGACCTGCCGGAAAGTCTCGGCAACATGGGTATTGGACGCAGACATTGAGGGATTCTTCGATAATATCAATCACAACTGGATGATCGAGAATGTCCGCATGGACAAATCGATTTTAAAGAAGTGGTTGAAATCCGGAGTTGTTGACCGGCAGCAATTGATGGCAACCACAGCTGGAACACCACAGGGTGGCATTATCAGCCCTGCCCTTGCAAATTGGACACTGAACGGCCTCGAATCTGGACTTATGGCGCACCTTAGTGCGAAATTCGGAAAGACAAAGGCGGGAAGGCTAAAAGTCGGAGTAGTTCGATATGCGGACGATTTTGTCGTAACTGGCGCTTCGAAAGAACTGTTGGAGGACGAAATTAGGCCATGGATTGAAGGATTCCTCGCAGTCAGGGGTCTACGACTATCCGTAGCCAAGTCCAAGATCGTGCACATTGACGACGGCTTCGACTTCTTGGGGTGGAACTTCCGAAAATACTCCGGAAAACTGCTCATTAAGCCTAGTAAGAAGAACGTGAAAACGTTCTATGCCAAGCTTAGCAAGACGATCAGTGAAAACGTTGGGGCAAGGCAAGAGAATCTTATTCGACTGCTGAACCCCATGCTACGAGGTTGGGCGCAGTATCACAGCCCCGTGGTCGCGAAGGAGGCGTTTTCGGCAATGGAGTCGCTATTGTTCTGGCGGCTCCGTCGGTGGGCTGCACGCAGACATCCGATGAAAAGCAGTGATTGGATACGCCATAGGTACTGGCGCCCGATTGAGCTTAGAAGTCAGGTATTTGCAGCGGACGTTGTCACGAAAGAGGGCAGTAAGGGCGTATTGGAAATGTACTCTTTGCCGGGTACAGCCATCGTGCGTCACACGAAAATCAAAGGGGAGTACCATCCCTATGATCTGCAATGGGAAATGTATGGGGAAACCCTTCGCCAGGAACGTATGTTGAAAAACATGCAGTACCGGCGCGAGTGGGCGAGACTTTACCTTGACCAACGTGGCCTGTGCGCAATGTGTGGATACGAGATGGACATGGAAACCGGTTGGCATGACCACCACATTGAATATCGTGTGGCAGGTGGCTCTGATGCCCTAGAAAATCGAGTACTATTGCATCCAAACTGCCATGCCCAAGTGCATAGCCAAAAACTAGAAGTTGTAAAGCCGGTTCCTGTATAG
- the thiE gene encoding thiamine phosphate synthase: MRGLYLVTPNWDDTDRLLDVSEQALQEGVALLQYRHKSAEAQQRREQAGALLALARKYGVPFIINDFIELCEELDADGVHVGGTDASVAQVRARLGKDKIVGASCYGDMALARTAEAGGASYVAFGGFYPSLVKKYPVTTPLDIVLQAKREIALPCVVIGGMTPNNAAPLVARGADMVAAISSVFGKDYQADDVDIAVQQFNHLFAA, from the coding sequence ATGCGTGGACTGTATCTGGTCACCCCGAACTGGGATGACACCGACCGCCTGCTCGACGTGAGCGAGCAAGCCCTGCAGGAAGGCGTGGCGCTGCTGCAATATCGCCACAAGAGCGCCGAGGCGCAGCAGCGGCGCGAGCAGGCGGGCGCCTTGCTGGCGCTGGCCCGCAAGTATGGCGTGCCCTTCATCATCAATGACTTTATCGAACTGTGCGAAGAACTGGACGCGGACGGCGTGCACGTGGGTGGCACGGATGCGTCCGTCGCGCAGGTGCGCGCGCGCCTGGGCAAGGACAAGATCGTCGGCGCTTCCTGCTATGGCGACATGGCCCTGGCACGGACGGCCGAGGCGGGCGGCGCCAGCTATGTGGCCTTCGGCGGTTTTTATCCGTCGCTGGTGAAAAAGTATCCGGTGACCACGCCCCTCGATATCGTGCTGCAAGCGAAACGCGAGATCGCCTTGCCGTGCGTGGTGATCGGCGGCATGACGCCGAACAACGCGGCACCGCTGGTCGCGCGCGGCGCCGATATGGTGGCGGCCATCAGCAGCGTATTTGGCAAGGACTACCAAGCAGATGATGTGGATATTGCGGTGCAGCAATTCAATCACTTGTTTGCGGCATGA
- a CDS encoding ANTAR domain-containing response regulator: protein MSQPAAAKRLILIVDDDQLLLEFLGEVLRHAGYETALANSAEVALQLVAQREPDLALLDIHMPGMSGLELAKRLHGETGVPFMFLSGSGDSESGKQAAAYGAVGYVVKPVDEGRLMPAFEAGLARADEIRQLRRTELNLNAALAAGRETSLAVGLLMGKFQTDRNTAFEVLRDHARSSRRKINEIASQLLLAEETLNGLHGAFLNRAKTK from the coding sequence ATGAGCCAGCCAGCCGCCGCGAAACGCCTTATCCTGATCGTTGACGATGACCAGCTCCTGTTGGAATTCCTCGGCGAAGTCCTGCGCCATGCCGGCTACGAGACGGCCCTGGCCAATTCGGCCGAAGTGGCGCTGCAGCTGGTCGCCCAGCGCGAGCCGGACCTGGCCTTGCTCGACATCCACATGCCGGGCATGTCCGGCCTGGAACTGGCCAAGCGCCTGCATGGCGAGACGGGCGTGCCGTTCATGTTCCTGTCCGGCAGCGGCGACAGTGAATCGGGCAAGCAGGCAGCCGCCTACGGCGCCGTCGGCTATGTCGTCAAACCCGTTGATGAAGGCCGCTTGATGCCCGCGTTCGAAGCGGGCCTGGCGCGTGCCGACGAGATCCGCCAACTGCGGCGCACCGAGCTGAACCTGAACGCGGCGCTGGCCGCCGGGCGCGAAACGAGTTTGGCCGTCGGCTTGCTGATGGGCAAGTTCCAGACGGACCGCAACACGGCCTTCGAGGTGCTGCGCGACCATGCCCGCTCCAGCCGCCGCAAGATCAATGAAATCGCCAGCCAGCTGCTGCTGGCCGAGGAAACCCTGAACGGCTTGCACGGCGCCTTCCTCAACCGCGCGAAAACCAAGTAA
- the thiC gene encoding phosphomethylpyrimidine synthase ThiC, producing MNANPKFLSATATVDAAAIAPLPNSRKIYVEGSRPDIRVPMREISQSDTEASFGGEKNPPIYVYDTSGPYTDPDVQIDIRSGLDTPRLPWIMERADTEELPGPTSDYGIARLADPKLAELRFNLHRKPRRAIAGKNVTQMHYARRGLITPEMEFVAIRENMRRQEYLRELQASGPMGERLADLMGRQHPGQSFGASIPAEITPEFVREEIARGRAIIPANINHPEVEPMIIGRNFLVKINANIGNSAVTSSIGEEVEKMTWAIRWGGDNVMDLSTGKHIHETREWIVRNSPVPIGTVPIYQALEKVNGKAEDLTWEIFRDTLIEQAEQGVDYFTIHAGVLLRYVPMTAKRLTGIVSRGGSIMAKWCLAHHQESFLYTHFEDICEIMKAYDVSFSLGDGLRPGSIYDANDEAQLGELKTLGELTQVAWKHDVQVMIEGPGHVPMQLIKENMDLQLEQCGEAPFYTLGPLTTDIAPGYDHITSGIGAAMIGWYGTAMLCYVTPKEHLGLPNKADVKDGIITYKIAAHAADLAKGHPGAQIRDNALSKARFEFRWDDQFNIGLDPDKAREFHDETLPKDSAKVAHFCSMCGPHFCSMKITQEVREYAAGMGIAEDQALKQGMEVKAIEFVKNGAELYRKV from the coding sequence ATGAACGCCAACCCGAAATTCCTCTCCGCCACCGCCACGGTCGACGCAGCCGCCATCGCGCCGCTGCCCAATTCGCGCAAGATCTACGTCGAAGGCAGCCGCCCCGACATTCGCGTGCCCATGCGGGAAATCAGCCAGTCCGACACGGAAGCGTCGTTCGGCGGCGAAAAGAATCCGCCGATCTATGTCTACGACACCTCCGGCCCCTACACGGACCCGGACGTGCAGATCGACATCCGCTCGGGCCTCGATACGCCGCGCCTGCCGTGGATCATGGAGCGGGCCGATACGGAAGAATTGCCCGGCCCCACCTCCGACTACGGCATCGCCCGCCTGGCGGACCCGAAGCTGGCCGAACTGCGTTTCAACTTGCACCGCAAGCCGCGCCGCGCCATCGCCGGCAAGAACGTGACGCAAATGCACTATGCGCGCCGTGGCCTGATCACGCCGGAAATGGAATTCGTCGCCATCCGCGAAAACATGCGCCGCCAGGAGTATTTGCGCGAACTGCAAGCCTCCGGTCCCATGGGCGAACGCCTGGCCGACCTGATGGGCCGCCAGCATCCGGGCCAGTCGTTCGGCGCCAGCATCCCGGCCGAAATCACGCCGGAATTCGTGCGCGAGGAAATCGCCCGCGGCCGCGCCATCATTCCCGCCAACATCAACCACCCGGAAGTGGAACCGATGATCATCGGCCGCAATTTCCTGGTGAAAATCAACGCCAACATCGGCAATTCGGCCGTCACCTCGTCGATCGGCGAGGAAGTGGAAAAGATGACCTGGGCCATCCGCTGGGGCGGCGATAACGTGATGGACTTGTCCACCGGCAAGCATATCCATGAAACGCGCGAATGGATCGTGCGCAACAGCCCCGTGCCCATCGGCACCGTGCCCATCTACCAGGCGCTGGAAAAGGTCAATGGCAAGGCCGAAGATTTAACTTGGGAAATCTTCCGCGACACCCTCATCGAGCAGGCGGAGCAGGGCGTCGACTATTTCACCATCCACGCGGGCGTGCTGCTGCGCTATGTGCCGATGACGGCCAAGCGCCTGACGGGCATCGTCTCGCGCGGCGGCTCCATCATGGCGAAATGGTGTCTGGCGCACCATCAGGAATCGTTCCTGTACACGCATTTCGAAGACATCTGCGAAATCATGAAGGCGTACGACGTGTCGTTCTCGCTGGGCGACGGCTTGCGCCCCGGCTCCATCTACGACGCCAACGACGAAGCGCAGCTGGGCGAACTGAAAACCCTGGGCGAGCTGACGCAAGTTGCCTGGAAACACGACGTGCAAGTGATGATCGAAGGCCCGGGCCACGTGCCGATGCAACTCATCAAGGAAAACATGGACTTGCAGCTGGAGCAGTGCGGCGAGGCGCCGTTCTACACGCTGGGACCATTGACCACCGATATCGCTCCCGGCTACGACCACATCACCTCGGGCATCGGCGCGGCCATGATCGGCTGGTATGGCACGGCCATGCTGTGCTACGTGACGCCGAAGGAACACCTGGGCTTGCCCAACAAGGCCGACGTCAAGGACGGCATCATCACCTACAAGATCGCGGCGCATGCGGCCGACCTTGCCAAGGGCCATCCGGGCGCGCAGATCCGCGACAACGCCCTGTCGAAAGCCCGTTTCGAATTCCGCTGGGACGACCAGTTCAACATCGGCCTGGACCCGGACAAGGCGCGCGAATTCCACGATGAAACCTTGCCCAAGGATTCGGCCAAGGTGGCGCATTTCTGCTCCATGTGCGGCCCCCATTTCTGCTCGATGAAGATCACGCAGGAAGTGCGCGAATACGCGGCCGGCATGGGTATCGCGGAAGACCAGGCGCTCAAGCAGGGGATGGAGGTGAAAGCCATCGAATTCGTCAAGAACGGCGCCGAGCTGTACCGCAAGGTCTGA
- a CDS encoding hydroxymethylpyrimidine/phosphomethylpyrimidine kinase, with protein sequence MEPTLPTVLVFAGADPSGGAGIAADILAIVAQGAHALPVITALTVQDNDRVFAVEPVAPALLRRQAQALIDKMAIHAVKIGIPGSAANAAVIAQLIAQLRQARPSLPVVLDPVLASGHGDVLSRDDAVLALAPLLPLTTVIVPNGPEALALGGAENLRARGCQHVLVTGGHGEGEVIINRWFDAGGGEREWRWPRLPGEFHGSGCTLASAIAARLALGQALPEALDLAQSYCHAALAGAYAIAPGQLMPQRFFT encoded by the coding sequence ATGGAGCCAACGTTGCCGACGGTGCTGGTGTTTGCCGGCGCCGATCCTTCGGGCGGCGCCGGCATCGCCGCCGATATTCTGGCCATTGTGGCGCAGGGCGCGCATGCGCTGCCCGTCATCACGGCGCTGACGGTGCAGGACAATGACCGCGTGTTTGCTGTCGAGCCGGTGGCGCCGGCATTGCTGCGCCGCCAGGCGCAGGCGCTGATCGACAAGATGGCGATTCATGCCGTGAAAATCGGCATCCCCGGCAGTGCCGCGAATGCGGCCGTCATCGCGCAACTGATCGCGCAATTGCGGCAGGCCCGCCCAAGCTTGCCTGTCGTGCTCGATCCCGTGCTGGCCAGCGGCCATGGCGACGTGCTCAGCCGGGACGACGCCGTGCTGGCGCTGGCGCCCTTGCTGCCGCTGACGACCGTGATCGTACCGAACGGGCCGGAAGCGCTGGCCCTCGGTGGCGCGGAAAACCTGCGCGCGCGAGGCTGCCAGCACGTGCTGGTGACGGGTGGCCATGGCGAAGGCGAGGTGATCATCAACCGCTGGTTTGACGCCGGTGGCGGCGAGCGTGAGTGGCGCTGGCCCCGTCTTCCCGGCGAATTCCACGGCAGCGGCTGCACCCTGGCCTCCGCCATCGCGGCGCGCCTGGCGCTGGGACAGGCGCTGCCCGAAGCGCTGGATCTGGCGCAAAGCTATTGCCATGCGGCCCTGGCCGGCGCGTATGCGATTGCGCCAGGTCAACTCATGCCGCAACGATTTTTTACATAA
- a CDS encoding response regulator, with product MLQATEILNASILIVDDQEANVMLLEQVLRNAGYTHITSTMDPQAVRALHQQHRYDLILLDLQMPEMDGFEVMEGLRDIEAGSYLPVLVITAQPGHKLRALQAGAKDFVSKPFDLVEVKTRIHNMLEVRLLYQKLAEYNKSLEQMVEERTAELRESEARFQRFTELSSDWYWEQDAQGNLTRFSGPVAEMLGIGSEEEPQRWNATERALLDAKIAAREPFLDFIYSRANLDGSTQYLQVSGEPMFDNGSRFIGYRGIGLDVTERLRGA from the coding sequence ATGCTTCAAGCCACCGAGATCCTGAACGCCAGCATCCTCATCGTCGATGACCAGGAGGCCAACGTCATGCTGCTCGAACAGGTGCTGCGTAATGCCGGCTACACGCACATCACCTCCACCATGGACCCGCAAGCCGTGCGCGCGCTGCACCAGCAGCACCGCTACGACCTGATCCTGCTCGACTTGCAGATGCCGGAAATGGATGGCTTCGAAGTCATGGAAGGCTTGCGCGACATCGAGGCGGGCAGCTATCTGCCCGTGCTGGTGATCACGGCCCAGCCCGGCCACAAGCTGCGCGCGCTGCAAGCGGGCGCCAAGGACTTCGTCAGCAAGCCTTTCGACCTGGTGGAAGTCAAAACGCGCATCCACAACATGCTGGAAGTGCGCCTGCTGTACCAGAAACTGGCCGAATACAACAAGTCGCTGGAACAGATGGTGGAAGAGCGCACGGCGGAGCTGCGCGAAAGCGAAGCGCGCTTCCAGCGCTTCACGGAACTGTCGTCCGACTGGTACTGGGAACAGGATGCGCAGGGCAACCTGACGCGCTTTTCCGGCCCCGTGGCTGAAATGCTGGGCATCGGCAGCGAGGAAGAGCCGCAGCGCTGGAACGCCACCGAACGCGCCTTGCTCGACGCCAAGATCGCCGCGCGCGAACCGTTCCTCGATTTCATCTACAGCCGCGCCAACCTGGATGGCAGCACGCAGTACCTGCAGGTCAGCGGCGAACCGATGTTCGACAATGGCAGCCGCTTCATCGGCTACCGCGGCATCGGCCTCGATGTCACGGAGCGCTTGCGGGGAGCGTGA
- a CDS encoding thiazole synthase, with translation MNSNNNDLLTIAGKQYQSRLLVGSGKYKDLPQTREATDAAEAQIITVAIRRVNIGQDPNAPSLLDFVPPDQYTILPNTAGCYNAKDAVYTLQLARELLGGRNLVKLEVLGDEKTLFPHMPETLIAAEALVKDGFDVMVYCSDDPIQAKILEDIGCVAVMPLASLIGSGMGILNPWNLSLIIDQAKVPVLVDAGVGTASDAAIAMELGCDGVLMNTAIAGARDPVRMARAMKLAVRAGREAFLAGRMPRKFAASPSSPMAGRLA, from the coding sequence ATGAACAGTAATAACAACGACCTGCTGACCATCGCAGGCAAACAGTATCAATCGCGCTTGCTGGTGGGCAGCGGCAAGTACAAGGATTTGCCGCAGACGCGCGAGGCGACGGACGCGGCGGAAGCGCAGATCATCACGGTGGCGATCCGCAGGGTAAACATCGGGCAAGACCCGAACGCGCCCAGTCTGCTCGACTTCGTGCCGCCGGACCAGTACACGATATTGCCGAACACGGCCGGCTGCTACAACGCGAAAGACGCCGTCTACACCCTGCAACTGGCGCGCGAGCTGCTGGGCGGGCGCAATCTGGTGAAGCTGGAAGTACTGGGCGACGAAAAGACCCTGTTTCCGCACATGCCGGAAACGTTGATTGCGGCCGAAGCGCTGGTCAAGGACGGTTTTGACGTGATGGTTTACTGCAGCGACGACCCCATCCAGGCGAAGATTCTGGAAGACATCGGTTGCGTGGCCGTCATGCCGCTGGCGTCCCTGATCGGCTCGGGCATGGGCATTTTGAATCCGTGGAACTTGTCGCTGATCATCGATCAGGCGAAGGTGCCCGTGCTGGTGGACGCGGGCGTGGGTACGGCGTCGGATGCGGCCATTGCCATGGAACTCGGCTGCGATGGCGTGCTGATGAATACGGCCATCGCCGGCGCGCGCGATCCCGTGCGTATGGCGCGCGCGATGAAGCTGGCCGTGCGGGCCGGGCGCGAAGCGTTTTTGGCGGGACGCATGCCGCGTAAATTTGCCGCTTCCCCATCGTCGCCGATGGCGGGCCGCCTGGCGTGA
- a CDS encoding PAS domain-containing hybrid sensor histidine kinase/response regulator produces the protein MQSVENIPPRAPSRWPMALAFSFSAIVLLAIGVLAWRAPFETACVIDALVFLLLMLLVALYRRTVSASLPRQLLKAGALQDAIFNSANFSCIATDAQGVIQIFNVGAERMLGYEASDVVDKLTPAGISDAQEIIARAAALSAELDTVITPGVEALVFKATRGIEDIYELTYIRKDGSRFPAMVSVTALRDAQSKVIGYLLIGTDNTARKQVEAEQALLDQRLREQQFYTRSLIESNIDALMTTDPRGIISDVNQQMEALTGCTRDELIGAPFKNYFTEPERAEEAIARVLREGKLTNYELTALARDGKQTFVSYNASTFHDRNRKLQGVFAAARDVTERRQFEQALQDTNIEMEKARQAAEKANLAKSEFLSSMSHELRTPLNAVLGFAQLMASETPAPSVPQQRSIDQILKGGWYLLRLINEILDLAMIESGKVTMSEEAMSLLDVLQDCQAMIAPQAEKRGISMHFPRCGKAFYVHADRTRVKQVMINLLSNAIKYNQSGGSVKVECTRHADRVRASVTDSGAGLNAEQMSQLFQPFNRLGQESSTEEGTGIGLVVTKQLVELMGGTIGVDSTVGVGTTFWVEFKASRAPELHLEQGVALPVVQEDQESQRTLLYVEDNPANLALVEQLIARRSDLKLLTAIDAHLGIDLARTYQPDVILMDINLPGISGYGALNILHDDPLTSHIPVMALSANAVPRDIEKGLEAGFFRYLTKPIKVVEFMDALDVALHHAAAHGLADDTHTVR, from the coding sequence ATGCAATCTGTTGAAAACATTCCTCCGCGCGCACCGTCGCGCTGGCCCATGGCACTGGCGTTTTCATTCAGCGCCATCGTGCTGCTGGCCATCGGCGTGCTGGCCTGGCGCGCGCCGTTCGAGACGGCCTGCGTCATCGATGCGCTGGTCTTCCTGCTGCTGATGCTGCTCGTGGCGCTGTACCGGCGCACGGTGTCGGCCAGCCTGCCGCGCCAGTTGCTCAAGGCGGGCGCCTTGCAGGACGCGATTTTCAACAGCGCCAATTTCTCGTGCATCGCCACCGATGCGCAGGGCGTGATCCAGATTTTCAATGTGGGCGCCGAACGCATGCTCGGCTATGAAGCGAGCGATGTGGTCGACAAGCTGACCCCGGCCGGTATTTCCGACGCGCAAGAAATCATCGCACGCGCCGCCGCCCTCAGTGCCGAACTCGACACGGTCATCACGCCCGGCGTCGAAGCGCTGGTGTTCAAGGCCACGCGCGGCATCGAAGACATCTACGAATTGACGTATATCCGCAAGGATGGCAGCCGCTTCCCCGCCATGGTCTCCGTGACGGCCTTGCGCGACGCGCAGAGCAAGGTCATCGGTTACTTGCTGATCGGCACCGACAACACGGCGCGCAAGCAGGTCGAGGCGGAACAGGCGCTGCTGGACCAGCGCTTGCGCGAACAGCAGTTCTATACGCGCTCGCTGATCGAATCGAATATTGACGCCCTGATGACGACGGATCCGCGCGGCATCATCAGCGACGTCAACCAGCAAATGGAAGCGCTGACGGGCTGCACGCGCGACGAATTGATCGGCGCGCCGTTCAAGAATTACTTTACGGAACCGGAACGGGCCGAGGAAGCCATCGCGCGCGTCTTGCGTGAAGGAAAACTGACCAATTACGAGCTGACGGCCCTGGCGCGCGACGGCAAGCAGACTTTTGTTTCCTACAACGCCTCGACCTTCCACGACCGCAACCGCAAGCTGCAAGGCGTGTTTGCCGCCGCCCGCGACGTGACGGAACGCAGGCAGTTTGAACAAGCACTGCAAGACACGAATATCGAAATGGAAAAGGCCCGCCAGGCGGCGGAGAAAGCGAATCTGGCCAAGTCCGAGTTTCTGTCGAGCATGAGCCATGAATTGCGCACGCCCCTGAACGCCGTGCTGGGTTTTGCCCAGCTGATGGCGTCCGAGACGCCGGCACCGAGCGTGCCGCAGCAGCGCTCGATCGACCAGATCCTCAAGGGTGGCTGGTATCTCTTGCGTTTGATCAATGAAATCCTCGACCTGGCCATGATCGAGTCGGGCAAGGTCACCATGTCGGAAGAGGCAATGTCCTTGCTCGACGTGTTGCAGGATTGCCAGGCGATGATCGCGCCGCAGGCGGAAAAACGCGGCATCAGCATGCATTTCCCCCGCTGCGGCAAGGCTTTCTATGTGCATGCCGACCGCACGCGCGTGAAACAGGTGATGATCAACCTGCTGTCGAACGCCATCAAGTACAACCAGAGCGGCGGTAGTGTGAAGGTCGAATGCACGCGCCATGCCGACCGCGTGCGCGCCAGCGTCACCGACAGCGGCGCCGGCCTGAATGCCGAACAGATGAGTCAGTTGTTCCAGCCCTTCAACCGCCTGGGCCAGGAAAGCAGCACGGAAGAGGGCACGGGCATCGGCCTGGTCGTCACCAAGCAGCTGGTCGAACTGATGGGTGGCACCATCGGCGTCGACAGCACGGTGGGCGTGGGCACCACCTTCTGGGTGGAATTCAAGGCCTCGCGCGCGCCCGAACTGCACCTGGAACAGGGCGTAGCCTTGCCGGTGGTGCAGGAAGACCAGGAAAGCCAACGCACCTTGCTGTACGTGGAAGACAATCCCGCCAACCTGGCGCTGGTGGAGCAATTGATCGCCCGCCGCAGCGATTTGAAACTGCTGACGGCCATCGATGCGCACCTGGGCATCGACCTGGCGCGCACCTACCAGCCGGACGTGATCTTGATGGATATTAACCTGCCCGGCATCAGCGGCTATGGCGCCCTGAATATCCTGCATGATGATCCCCTCACCAGCCATATTCCCGTCATGGCCCTGTCCGCCAACGCCGTGCCGCGCGACATCGAGAAGGGCCTGGAAGCGGGCTTCTTCCGCTATCTGACCAAGCCCATCAAAGTCGTCGAATTCATGGATGCGCTCGACGTGGCCCTGCACCATGCGGCCGCGCACGGCCTGGCCGACGACACTCACACAGTACGCTAA
- the thiS gene encoding sulfur carrier protein ThiS produces MISITLNGAPHQVPPGQTLDQLIAALSLENQALALAVNRNVVPRKAWPGQVLQVQDQVEIVRAIGGG; encoded by the coding sequence TTGATATCCATCACGCTCAACGGCGCGCCGCACCAGGTGCCGCCGGGACAGACACTCGATCAATTGATCGCCGCACTGTCGCTGGAAAACCAGGCGCTGGCGCTGGCCGTCAACCGCAACGTCGTGCCGCGCAAGGCGTGGCCGGGACAGGTCTTGCAGGTGCAAGACCAAGTGGAAATCGTACGTGCCATCGGCGGCGGCTGA
- a CDS encoding Crp/Fnr family transcriptional regulator: protein MSSPHAQLHNPNQNHLLAAMLDADFARLAPHLEQVSMLLGDVIYDSGDKLQHVYFPTTAIVSIHYLLENGGSSEIAGVGNEGIVGVSLFMGGNSTPSRAVVQTGGVGYRLKAHLLMEEFDRAGPVMRLLLRYTQALITQMSQTAVCNRHHTVEQQLCRWLLLTMDRLPNRELTMTQELIANMLGVRREGVTEAAGRLQQRGFISYRRGHISVLDRAGLEGHVCECYGVVKKEFTRLLSDVRQRQGS, encoded by the coding sequence ATGTCGAGTCCGCATGCCCAGCTGCACAACCCGAATCAAAACCATTTGCTCGCCGCCATGCTCGACGCCGATTTCGCGCGCCTGGCCCCCCATCTGGAGCAAGTCTCCATGTTGCTCGGTGACGTGATCTACGATTCGGGCGACAAGCTGCAGCATGTGTACTTCCCCACCACCGCCATCGTTTCCATCCACTACCTGCTGGAAAACGGCGGCTCGTCCGAGATCGCCGGCGTGGGCAACGAGGGCATCGTGGGCGTGTCGCTGTTTATGGGCGGCAACTCTACCCCCAGCCGCGCCGTGGTGCAGACGGGCGGCGTCGGCTATCGGCTGAAGGCGCATTTGCTGATGGAAGAATTCGACCGCGCCGGCCCCGTCATGCGCTTGCTGCTGCGCTATACGCAAGCCCTGATCACGCAAATGTCGCAGACGGCCGTGTGCAACCGCCACCATACGGTGGAGCAGCAGCTGTGCCGCTGGCTGCTGCTGACCATGGACCGCCTGCCGAACCGCGAGCTGACGATGACACAGGAGTTGATTGCCAACATGCTGGGCGTGCGCCGCGAAGGCGTGACGGAAGCGGCCGGGCGCTTGCAGCAGCGCGGCTTCATCAGTTACCGGCGCGGCCATATTTCCGTGCTGGACCGCGCCGGCCTAGAAGGCCATGTGTGCGAATGCTATGGCGTGGTCAAAAAAGAATTCACGCGCCTGCTGTCGGACGTGCGCCAGCGCCAAGGTTCCTGA